The Halobellus sp. MBLA0158 genome has a window encoding:
- the ahaH gene encoding ATP synthase archaeal subunit H gives MPRPEVLERIKTAESEADDIVAEAEDDRDERIEEARREAEEIRTDAEAEADEYEEERLAEAREEIEEERKEILAEGTEAREELIASAEDNKEEAVEYAISQFEEAVNAQT, from the coding sequence ATGCCGAGACCAGAGGTTCTCGAACGGATCAAAACGGCCGAGTCCGAAGCCGACGACATCGTTGCGGAGGCGGAGGACGACCGCGACGAGCGCATCGAGGAGGCGCGGCGCGAGGCCGAGGAGATCCGCACCGACGCAGAAGCTGAGGCCGACGAGTACGAAGAAGAGCGGCTCGCCGAGGCCCGCGAGGAGATCGAAGAAGAGCGAAAGGAGATCCTCGCGGAGGGCACCGAAGCGCGAGAGGAACTGATCGCGTCGGCCGAGGACAACAAGGAGGAAGCGGTCGAGTACGCGATCAGTCAGTTCGAGGAGGCGGTAAATGCTCAGACCTGA
- a CDS encoding methyltransferase domain-containing protein produces the protein MGVLEDKANARLFYKYLSKVYDRINPFIWNAEMRDEALEWFGLEAGDRVLDVGCGTGFATEGLLRYTDDVHGLDQSRHQMEKAFEKFGTTDRVRFYRGDAERLPFADGAFDAVWSSGSIEYWPNPVDALAEFRRVVEPGGRVLVVGPDYPNNRLFQELADAIMLFYDESEAQRMFEEAGFVDIEHHIQQAYPGSPRAITTIARAPEE, from the coding sequence ATGGGTGTCCTCGAAGACAAGGCCAACGCGCGCCTGTTCTACAAGTACCTCTCGAAGGTATACGACCGGATCAACCCCTTCATCTGGAACGCGGAGATGCGCGACGAGGCGCTGGAGTGGTTCGGGCTCGAAGCGGGCGACCGCGTCCTCGACGTCGGCTGCGGGACCGGCTTCGCCACCGAGGGCCTGCTCCGGTACACCGACGACGTCCACGGCCTCGACCAGAGCCGCCACCAGATGGAGAAGGCGTTCGAGAAGTTCGGGACCACGGACCGGGTGCGGTTCTACCGCGGCGACGCCGAACGGCTCCCGTTCGCCGACGGCGCGTTCGACGCCGTCTGGTCGTCGGGATCGATCGAGTACTGGCCGAACCCCGTCGACGCCCTGGCGGAGTTCCGCCGCGTCGTGGAGCCCGGCGGCCGCGTCCTCGTCGTCGGCCCCGACTACCCGAACAACCGACTGTTCCAGGAGCTCGCGGACGCGATTATGCTGTTCTACGACGAGAGCGAGGCCCAGCGGATGTTCGAGGAGGCCGGCTTCGTCGACATCGAGCACCACATCCAGCAGGCGTATCCCGGCAGCCCTCGCGCCATCACGACCATCGCGCGAGCGCCCGAGGAGTAA